A section of the Ciceribacter thiooxidans genome encodes:
- a CDS encoding FadR/GntR family transcriptional regulator, with product MTETDADRDRGLFTQISHSRTADEVVQQIEQLILDGVLRDGDRLPGERDMAQAFDVSRPILREALKELETRGLLVSQHGGGTFVADIIGQVFSKPVTELISRHQRASRDYLEYRRELEGLTAELAARRATETDKALLARIIADMRRAHESGSAEGELAADIEFHNAIGEAAHNVILLHTMRACYRLLSQGIFFNRKAVFALEDAGERLLQQHVAIYEAIVAGDGERAKQAAQGHIDFVMQAVEDASRADERGRVARLRLLSRAAQPVSGRASKQTTTEGTDLSK from the coding sequence GTGACCGAGACGGATGCCGACAGGGATCGGGGGCTTTTCACCCAGATCAGCCATAGCCGCACGGCCGACGAGGTGGTGCAGCAGATCGAGCAGCTGATCCTCGACGGCGTGCTGCGCGACGGCGATCGGCTGCCCGGCGAGCGCGACATGGCGCAGGCCTTCGACGTCTCGCGTCCCATTCTCCGCGAAGCCCTGAAGGAGCTGGAGACACGCGGCCTGCTCGTCAGCCAGCACGGCGGCGGCACCTTCGTCGCCGACATCATTGGCCAGGTGTTCTCGAAACCGGTGACAGAACTCATCTCGCGCCATCAGCGCGCCTCCCGGGACTATCTCGAATACCGTCGCGAACTCGAAGGCCTCACAGCTGAGCTTGCCGCGCGGCGCGCGACCGAAACCGACAAGGCGCTTCTCGCCCGCATCATCGCGGACATGCGGCGGGCGCACGAGAGCGGCTCGGCCGAAGGCGAGCTCGCGGCCGACATCGAATTCCACAACGCGATCGGCGAGGCCGCCCACAACGTCATCCTGCTGCACACGATGCGCGCCTGCTACCGCCTGCTCTCGCAGGGCATCTTCTTCAACAGGAAAGCGGTGTTCGCGCTCGAGGATGCCGGCGAGCGGCTGTTGCAGCAGCATGTCGCCATCTACGAGGCGATCGTCGCCGGCGACGGCGAGCGCGCCAAGCAGGCGGCCCAGGGCCATATCGATTTCGTGATGCAGGCCGTTGAGGATGCAAGCCGCGCCGACGAACGCGGCCGTGTCGCACGCCTGCGGCTCCTGAGCCGCGCGGCACAGCCGGTTTCCGGCCGTGCTTCGAAACAGACGACAACCGAAGGAACGGATCTCTCCAAATGA
- a CDS encoding (Fe-S)-binding protein: MTPELQQARPRVGLFATCLVDLFRPSVGFAAAKLIEDAGCEVHVPMAQTCCGQPAYNSGDKADTRALAKQVIELFEGFDYVVAPSGSCGAMLKKHYPELFKDDPAWEARSLAFAEKVHELVSFLTDVMFVPKVDATFEGSVTYHDSCSGLRELGISKQPRKLLAGVEGLELKEMADSDVCCGFGGTFCIKYSDISGKIVGKKTENIEAAGADVLLAGDMGCLMNMAGKLRREGSKVEVRHVAEVLAGMTDTAPIAGSGK; the protein is encoded by the coding sequence ATGACCCCAGAACTGCAGCAAGCGCGGCCGCGCGTCGGCCTCTTCGCAACCTGTCTCGTCGATCTGTTCCGACCGAGCGTGGGATTTGCCGCCGCCAAGCTGATCGAGGATGCCGGCTGTGAGGTGCATGTTCCGATGGCACAGACCTGCTGCGGGCAGCCGGCCTACAATTCCGGAGACAAGGCCGATACGCGCGCACTTGCCAAACAGGTAATCGAGCTCTTCGAAGGGTTCGACTACGTCGTCGCGCCCTCCGGCTCCTGCGGCGCCATGCTGAAGAAGCACTATCCCGAACTCTTCAAGGATGACCCCGCCTGGGAGGCGCGCAGCCTCGCCTTCGCCGAAAAGGTCCATGAACTCGTCTCCTTCCTCACCGACGTGATGTTCGTGCCGAAGGTCGACGCGACTTTCGAGGGCAGCGTCACCTATCACGACAGCTGTTCGGGCTTGCGGGAACTCGGCATCAGCAAGCAGCCGCGCAAGCTTCTTGCCGGCGTCGAGGGGCTGGAACTCAAGGAAATGGCCGACAGCGACGTCTGCTGCGGTTTCGGCGGCACCTTCTGCATCAAGTATTCCGACATTTCCGGCAAGATCGTCGGCAAGAAGACGGAAAACATCGAAGCCGCCGGGGCCGACGTCCTGCTCGCCGGAGATATGGGGTGCCTGATGAACATGGCCGGCAAACTGCGGCGGGAGGGTTCGAAGGTCGAGGTCCGTCACGTGGCGGAAGTTCTCGCCGGCATGACGGACACGGCGCCGATCGCCGGCTCAGGCAAGTGA
- a CDS encoding LutB/LldF family L-lactate oxidation iron-sulfur protein, which translates to MQFTAPQFKENSAAALHDPQLQKALKNVETGFIAKRATAAAALPEFDLLRDNARDIKNHTLAHLDLYLEAYEAKVKAAGGHVHWAESAEDARRIILDICRKVNAKTVTKGKSMITEEINLNEFLETQGVEPVETDLGEYIIQLRGEHPSHIIAPAVHLNKDQVEADFRRVHTHLPADRDLTAPETLLSEAREVLRKRYFQADVGITGANFLVAETGTSVIVTNEGNGDLTQTLGKVHVVVASLEKIVPTLEDCAQILRLLARSATGQDMSVYTTFSTGPRRPEDPDGPEEYHVVLLDNGRSAMLGTEFEEMLRCIRCGACMNHCPVYHAVGGHAYGSVYPGPMGAVLTPSLFGIDQSGHLPNASTFCGRCESVCPMRIPLPKMMRHWREREFERHLAPATSRYGLGVWAFFAKRPALYRLAASLGARTLAMLGGDKRRIGALPLASGWTKYRDLPAPEGRTFLQQWADRQANRREA; encoded by the coding sequence ATGCAGTTCACCGCTCCGCAGTTCAAGGAAAACAGCGCCGCCGCCCTTCACGATCCGCAGCTCCAGAAGGCGCTTAAGAATGTCGAGACCGGCTTCATCGCCAAGCGCGCGACGGCCGCCGCGGCACTTCCCGAGTTCGACCTCCTGCGCGACAACGCCCGGGACATCAAGAACCATACGCTCGCCCATCTCGACCTCTATCTCGAAGCCTACGAGGCGAAGGTGAAGGCGGCCGGCGGCCATGTTCACTGGGCCGAGAGCGCGGAAGACGCCCGCCGGATCATCCTCGACATCTGCCGCAAGGTGAACGCGAAGACGGTCACCAAGGGCAAATCGATGATCACCGAGGAGATCAACCTCAACGAATTCCTCGAAACCCAGGGCGTCGAGCCGGTCGAGACCGACCTCGGCGAATACATCATCCAGCTGCGGGGCGAGCATCCGAGCCACATCATCGCCCCGGCCGTGCACCTCAATAAGGACCAGGTGGAGGCCGATTTCCGCCGGGTCCACACCCACCTTCCGGCCGATCGCGACCTGACCGCACCGGAAACGCTGCTCTCCGAGGCGCGCGAGGTGCTGCGCAAGCGCTATTTCCAGGCGGATGTCGGCATCACCGGCGCCAATTTCCTGGTCGCCGAGACCGGTACTTCGGTCATCGTCACCAACGAGGGCAACGGCGACCTCACCCAGACGCTCGGCAAGGTGCATGTCGTCGTCGCCTCGCTGGAAAAGATCGTGCCGACGCTGGAGGACTGCGCGCAGATCCTCCGGCTGCTCGCCCGCTCTGCGACGGGCCAGGACATGTCGGTCTACACCACGTTCTCAACCGGCCCCCGCCGTCCGGAAGATCCCGACGGCCCGGAGGAATACCATGTCGTCCTGCTCGACAACGGCCGCTCGGCGATGCTCGGAACCGAGTTCGAGGAGATGCTGCGCTGTATCCGTTGCGGCGCCTGCATGAACCATTGTCCGGTCTACCATGCGGTCGGCGGCCACGCCTACGGCTCGGTCTATCCCGGCCCGATGGGTGCGGTCCTCACGCCGTCGCTTTTCGGCATCGACCAGTCCGGTCACCTGCCGAACGCCTCCACCTTCTGCGGACGCTGCGAGAGCGTCTGCCCGATGCGCATCCCGCTGCCGAAGATGATGCGGCACTGGCGCGAGCGGGAGTTCGAGCGACATCTCGCCCCGGCGACGAGCCGCTACGGGCTCGGCGTCTGGGCCTTCTTCGCCAAGCGGCCGGCGCTCTACCGGCTGGCGGCGTCACTCGGCGCCCGGACGCTCGCGATGCTCGGCGGCGACAAGCGGAGGATCGGCGCGCTGCCGCTCGCCTCCGGCTGGACCAAATATCGCGACCTGCCCGCACCGGAAGGCCGGACCTTCCTTCAGCAATGGGCAGATCGCCAGGCAAACAGGCGGGAGGCGTGA
- a CDS encoding LutC/YkgG family protein: MDGKSAILKKIRTSLKASPDDGTRRTAVTSRLAETPRGIIPARGQLPGPARVDLFVAMAEKYSATTTRIADLSALPTAVADYLKGRNLPAAVRIGNDPRLAVAPWGEERTLEIRHGASDGHDLAAVSHAFGAIAETGTLALLSGPDNPVTLTFLPEHHIVVLDARDIAGDMEAVWSRLRAVNGKAVMPRTVNLVTGPSRSADIEQTLLLGAHGPRALHIIVVGEPST, from the coding sequence ATGGACGGAAAGTCGGCAATTCTCAAGAAGATCCGCACCTCGCTGAAGGCCTCGCCGGACGACGGCACACGCCGCACCGCCGTCACCTCGCGCCTCGCCGAGACGCCGCGCGGCATCATTCCTGCCCGCGGCCAGTTGCCGGGCCCGGCACGGGTCGATCTCTTCGTCGCGATGGCGGAAAAATACAGTGCGACTACGACACGCATCGCCGATCTCTCGGCGCTGCCGACGGCGGTCGCGGACTATCTGAAAGGCCGCAACCTTCCGGCCGCCGTGCGGATCGGCAATGATCCACGGCTTGCGGTCGCGCCCTGGGGCGAGGAGCGGACGCTCGAAATCCGTCACGGCGCCTCCGACGGCCACGACCTTGCCGCCGTCAGCCATGCCTTCGGCGCAATCGCCGAGACGGGAACGCTCGCGCTTCTCTCGGGTCCGGATAATCCGGTGACACTGACCTTCCTGCCGGAACACCATATCGTCGTCCTTGATGCACGCGACATCGCCGGCGACATGGAAGCGGTGTGGTCGAGGCTTCGCGCGGTGAACGGCAAGGCCGTCATGCCACGCACGGTGAACCTGGTTACCGGTCCCTCGCGCTCCGCCGACATCGAGCAGACGCTGCTGCTCGGCGCCCACGGGCCACGCGCACTGCACATCATCGTCGTCGGCGAACCTTCGACATGA